A window from Kovacikia minuta CCNUW1 encodes these proteins:
- the ppk1 gene encoding polyphosphate kinase 1: protein MPKAKAAAPETDLSHPQYYFNRELSWLEFNRRVLHEALDPRTPLLERVKFVAIFASNLDEFFMVRVAVLKQQVETQVSELTPDGRTPQQQLDEIGKHLHPMLTQLHQCFQEELIPQLAAEGVYLLSYAELDQAQRLYLHRYFEEQIFPVLTPLGVDPAHPFPVMSNLSLNLAVVIEDPETGDRHFARVKVPTGLLPRFVEFPQELKPHQGQPCVWAGVFLEDVVAHNLEALFPGMNIQEHHIFRITRDADLPVREDEADDLLLAIQQELRKRRFGGSVVRLQILTSMSDFVRQALIRGMELEEKDVFEMPGAMGLKDLMSFMALPLPHLKEQPWTAVVPKRLQVIDAFAEEDSGLKGEEVKDIFSVIRQQDLLVHHPYESFTGSVEHFITYAAHDPAVLAIKMTLYRTSGDSPIVKGLIAAAENGKQVVALVELKARFDEESNINWARALEDAGVHVVYGVLGLKTHTKVVLVVRREEGHIRRYVHIGTGNYNSKTARLYTDLGLLSCQDQLGADLTDLFNYLTGFSKQKSYRKLLVAPVTLRDRMLALIQREINHARDGKPACIIAKMNSLVDASNYSEAL from the coding sequence ATGCCGAAAGCCAAAGCAGCCGCTCCAGAAACCGATTTGAGCCACCCCCAGTATTATTTCAACCGGGAGTTGAGCTGGCTTGAGTTCAATCGGCGGGTATTGCATGAGGCGCTCGATCCGCGCACACCCCTGCTGGAACGGGTGAAATTTGTAGCAATCTTTGCTTCTAATCTGGATGAGTTTTTCATGGTGCGGGTTGCGGTGTTAAAGCAGCAGGTAGAAACTCAGGTGAGCGAACTGACCCCAGATGGTAGAACGCCACAACAACAGTTAGATGAGATTGGCAAGCACCTTCATCCCATGCTAACTCAGTTGCACCAGTGTTTTCAGGAAGAATTAATTCCCCAATTGGCGGCAGAGGGGGTTTATCTGCTGAGCTATGCGGAGCTGGATCAGGCGCAACGGCTTTATTTGCATCGCTATTTTGAGGAGCAGATTTTCCCCGTCCTGACCCCGCTGGGGGTTGACCCTGCCCATCCCTTTCCAGTGATGTCAAATCTGAGTTTGAATCTGGCAGTTGTCATCGAAGATCCGGAGACGGGCGATCGCCACTTTGCCAGGGTGAAAGTTCCCACCGGATTGCTCCCCCGATTTGTGGAATTCCCGCAGGAGCTAAAACCGCATCAGGGGCAGCCCTGCGTCTGGGCGGGCGTTTTTCTAGAAGATGTGGTTGCCCACAATCTGGAAGCACTGTTTCCGGGAATGAACATCCAGGAACACCATATTTTCCGCATTACACGGGACGCTGACCTGCCTGTGCGGGAGGATGAAGCTGATGATCTGCTGTTAGCGATCCAACAGGAACTCCGCAAACGTCGGTTTGGTGGGTCTGTGGTTCGGCTGCAAATTCTCACCTCGATGTCGGATTTTGTCCGTCAAGCCCTGATTCGGGGGATGGAGTTGGAAGAGAAAGATGTCTTTGAGATGCCAGGCGCAATGGGTTTAAAGGATTTGATGTCGTTTATGGCATTACCGTTGCCGCACCTGAAGGAACAACCCTGGACTGCGGTTGTTCCCAAACGACTGCAAGTAATTGATGCATTTGCCGAAGAAGATTCAGGTTTGAAGGGGGAAGAAGTCAAGGATATTTTTTCCGTCATTCGGCAGCAAGATTTGCTGGTGCATCACCCCTATGAATCTTTTACCGGATCGGTGGAGCATTTTATTACCTACGCTGCGCACGATCCAGCAGTGTTGGCAATTAAGATGACTTTATATCGCACTTCGGGCGATTCTCCGATCGTCAAAGGGTTGATTGCTGCTGCTGAAAACGGCAAACAGGTGGTTGCCCTGGTGGAACTGAAAGCCCGCTTTGATGAGGAAAGCAATATCAACTGGGCGCGGGCACTAGAAGATGCAGGGGTGCATGTGGTGTACGGTGTCCTGGGGCTAAAAACCCACACCAAGGTGGTGCTGGTGGTGCGTCGGGAAGAAGGGCATATCCGGCGCTATGTTCATATCGGGACGGGCAATTACAATTCCAAAACTGCCAGGCTTTACACCGATTTGGGGCTGCTGAGTTGCCAGGATCAACTGGGCGCAGACCTGACGGATCTGTTTAATTACCTGACCGGATTCTCTAAACAAAAATCCTACCGTAAATTGTTGGTCGCTCCCGTAACCCTCCGCGATCGCATGCTTGCCCTGATCCAACGCGAAATTAACCATGCCAGGGATGGTAAACCCGCCTGCATCATCGCTAAAATGAACTCCCTGGTTGATGCCTCCAATTATTCGGAAGCTCTATGA